The Microbacterium amylolyticum genome includes the window CTCGAAGGGGCCGTACGGTGATTCCGTCGATCGTCGAGGCGCGCGGCCCGCTCGCGCGCATCAACCCGGTCGCGAAACTGGCCGCCGCTTTTCTCATCGCGTTTCCGCTGATCGTTTCTGTGGACTGGGTGTCCGGCGTCACGGCGCTTCTTCTCGAAATTCCGCTGTTCATGCTGAGCGGCATCGGCTGGCGCCGGTTCTGGCTGCGCACCCTACCCGTGTGGATCGCCGCCCCTCTCACGGGTGTCACGATCGCGCTATACGGACAGGAAAGCGGCCGCGTTTACGCCGACTTTCTCCTCATCACCATCAGCGATGGTTCCCTGGAGCTGGCCGCCGCCACGTTCTTCCGCGTTCTCGCGATTGCTCTGCCCGGCGTGGTGCTGTTTGCCGATGTCGATCCGACGGATCTGGCTGATGGGCTCTCGCAGCGCGCGAAGCTGCCGGCGCGCTTCGTTCTCGGCGCGCTCGGTGGGCTACGCCTGGTCGGCCTGCTGATCAGCGACTGGCGCGAGCTCGAGACCGCTCGCCGGGCGCGCGGCGTGGCGGATCAGGGCCGTATCCGCCGCCTGATCGGCATGGGGTTCGCCCTGGTCGTCCTCGCCATCCGACGCGGCTCCCATCTGGCGACGGCGATGGAATCGCGGGCCTTCGGCGCCGACACCGCTAGGTCGTGGGCGCGCGAGAGCCGCTGGGGCGGGGGAGAGTGGTTGCTGATGGCCGCGGGCGTCGTGATCAGCGCGACCGCGATCACCGTTTCCGTCCAGACGGGCTGGTACAACCCGATTTTCGGGCGGTAGCGCCGCGTCGTTTACGCGGGCAGCGCTGCGGCGCGTTCGTCTTCTTCTGTGACGACCAGCTGGCCGCACGCACCGTCGATCTCTTTTCCGCGGGTGTCGCGGATGGTGGTGGGGATACCGCGATCGTTGAGGATACGAACGAACTCGCGCTGGGCGGGAATCGTGGAGGCATCCCACACGGAACCCGGCGTCGGGTTGAGCGGGATGGGGTTCACGTGCACCCAGCCCTTTCCGCGCTCCAGCAGGCGGTCGGCAAGAAGCTCGGCGCGCCACGGGTGGTCGTTCATGTTCTTGATGAGCGCGTACTCGATCGACACGCGACGCCCGGTCTTGTCGAAATACGCACGGGCCGCGTCGAGAACCTCGTCCACCTTCCAGCGCGAGTTGACGGGGATCATCTCGTCGCGGAGGGTGTCGTCCGGCGCGTGAAGCGACAGCGCGAACGTGACGGGGATGTCTTCTTCTGTGAGCTTGCGGATCGCGGGCGCGAGGCCCACGGTCGACACCGTGATTCCGCGGGCGCTCATGCCGAGACCCTGCTGTTTGTCGATCATGACGCGAATGGCCTGCATGACCCGCGCGTAGTTAGCGAGGGGCTCACCCATGCCCATGAAGACGATGTTGCTGACGCGCTCGGCGCTGTTGTCGCCCTCGCGCTTTCCGCCCAGCTCGCCGGCGGCGATGATCTCGTTGGCGCGCACGATTTGGTCGACGATTTCGGCCGCCGACATGTTGCGGGTGAGGCCGTTCTGGCCGGTTGCGCAGAACGGGCAGTTCATGCCGCAGCCCGCCTGCGAACTCACACAGAGCGTGATGCGCCCGGGGTAGCGCATGAGAACGGACTCCACGAGCGCGCCATCGTGCAGCTTCCACAGGAACTTGATGGTCTCGCCGCCATCGGTCTGCATACGACGCACCTCGGTGAGGAGGTTGGGCAGCATGCCGGCAACGAGCTCAGCCCGGCCCTCCTTGGGGAGGTCGGTCATCTTTTCCGGATCGCGCGTCCAGCGGTCGAAGTAGTGCTTGGCCAGCTGCTTCGCTCGGAAACCGGGCAGGCCAAGCTCCTTCGCCTTCGCGATGCGTTCCTCGGGAGTGAGATCGGCGAGGTGAACGGGAGGCTTGCCGCGCTTGGGGCTGGAGAACTGCAACAGGGGACGCCCCTGGGCATCCTTGCGCTGCTCCCAGCCCTCGGCCTTGGGCTTGACCTGGCGAATTGGCGACGGCTCCATGCCATCAACGGTACGGGATGCGGCTGACAGCCGGATGGAGCGTTAGCCGCAGTGCGTCTGCAGCTCGGTGAGACCGTTCGTCATCGAGGTCTGTGCGGCGTCGAGGGCGGTGATGTCGATCGCCTCGGGGTCATCCGCGCTTGCGGTGACAGCGACGATGATCTGCCCGTATCCGTCAGCGAACTCACTGAACGCGGCGGACACGTCCTCCTGGGTGACCTGGCCGTCGATCTCCTGCACCTTGTTGTTGACCGTTTCGAGAGCGGTAACGGCGCCCTCGGGGTCGGTCATGATGCTGCCCATGGCCTCCTGGGCCTCCATCTGGACGGTGTTGAGCTCGTCTTCGATGATCTGGCAGGCGTCGGCAACGCTCTGTCCGCCCGAGCAGGCGACGAGGCCGGCGGGAACGAGGGCGAGGGCGCCGGCAATGGCGGCGATGCGTGCTGTCGACTTCTTCATGGGTGTCCTTTCGTTCGGAGGAGAACAACAGGACGCAGGCGAACTCCCCCTTTCGCCTGCATGACCACTCTGGCCCAGGCACGCTGGTGTTGCAAGGCGAGAGCGCGCGTCGCGCGTCGCCAAGCGCCGCAGGACGGCGATTGTGGGGGATCGCCAATCAGATCTGTGCCGCGCGCGTCGCGTGGCACGATGGCGGAATGCGCATCGACATCGGAGTCCGCGACGCATCGCCGGCAGCCATTACTTCCGCCGCGGAACGCGCTGAGCAGGAGGGGTTCGACGGTATCCAGGTGCCGGAGCTCGCACACGATCCGCTCATCGCGTGCACGATCGCCGGTTCTCGTACCGAGCGGATTCATACGGCGACCTCCATCACGGTCGCCTTCGCCCGGAGCCCCATGACGGTCGCACAGGCCGCCAATGACGTGCGCCTCGCGACGAACGGGAGGTTTTCTCTTGGCCTCGGTTCCCAGGTGAAACCGCACATCGAAAAGCGATTCTCGATGCCGTGGTCGGCACCAGCCCCGCGCATGCGGGAGTTCATCGGCGCTGTGCGGGCGATCTGGCGGTCGTGGGAGACGGGCGAGAAGCTCGCCTTCGAGGGGGAGCACTATCGGCACACCCTGATGACGCCCATGTTCAGCCCCGGCCCCAATCCGTTCGGAACGCCAGATATCTGGCTGGCGGCCGTCGGACCCGCGATGACGAAGCTCGCCGGCGAGGCAGCCGATGGGTTCATCGCTCACGCCTTCACCACGCGCCGCTACCTCGACGAGGTCAGCCTTCCCGCCCTCGCCCAGGGACGCGCGAGAAGCGATCGCGCCACGACCGATGTGATTCTGACGCCCTTTGTCGTCACCGGTGAGGACGAGCGCCAGCGCGCCGCGGCGGAAAAGGCCGTGCGAAAGCAGATCGCCTTCTACGGCTCGACGCCGTCGTACCGCCCCGTCCTGGAACTGCACGGCTGGGAAGAGGCCGCCGACGGACTCCACGCGGCCAGCAGGCGCGGCGAGTGGGACGCGATGGCGCGCCTGGTCACCGACGACATGATGGCCGAATTCGCGACCTTCGCCGACGACCCATCAGCGCTCGCCGGATCGCTTGAGACTCGCTTCGGAGACATCGCAACCCGCGTCTGCGTTGGCGCCTAAGGCGCCATCAGCTGGTGGAGCGGATGCGCTCGACGTACGCCTCCAGGCGCGCGAACAGATCCTTGTCGTACGGGCCCCACTCCGGCCGCGTCATCGCGGCTCCGAGGCCAAGGTATTCACTTCAAACGTTTGAAGCAAGGACAAGCAGAAAACACCCACCGCGGGGGGGGGGAAGGGAGGTGGTTACCGCTTCATGAGGCGCACGTCACCGAACCACTTCGCCGGTCGGGCGATCCAGTCGTCGCGGCGCACGGCTCCCCAGCCGATCACCATGAGAACAACGGTGGCGGAGAAGATCCCGAAGCCGGTCCAACTGACGGAGTCGGTGCCGGCGTACATGTGATTGAGATTGCGCAGCGCTCCGGTGGCGAACACCAGGCCGACGTGCACGATGACGAAGCCAACGAAGAACAGCATGGTCGGGAAGTGCAGGCGCTTGGCGACGTGCACGGGGAACGCGCGCTCCCACGCCGGAGACTTCGGTGCGAAGGCGCTCAGACGCCAGCCCGTGACGGCGGCGACCGGCGCCGCGAAGAACACGATCGCGAAGTACATCAGTTGCTGCAGGGCGTTGTAGTTCGCCCAGCTGTGTTCGGTCGGCCAGTCGAGCGAAACGTACTGAATCAGCGTGGACAGGGCGTTGGGGAACACGTCCCAGCTGGTGGGAACGATGCGCACCCAGTGGCCGCTGGCGAACAGCAGAACGACGAAGACGACGCCGTTGACGAGCCAGAGAACATCGACGGCCAGATGCCCCCAGAGCGCAAGGGACATGCGTCGCTTCTTGACCTTCTTCGATGACCACAGGCCACCCGCCCGCTTCTCAGTGCGCACGCGAATTCCCGTACGAATGATCAGCACCAGGAAGAACGCGTTGAGGAAGTGGGTCCACGACACGAAGGCCGGGATGCCTTCCTTGGTTCCCTCCGGAATCGGCGCGCCGCCCGGATAGGTGGTGATGAAACTCTGCAGTTCCGGCGTTCCGAGCAGGGCGCGGACGGTGAAAACACCGATCCAGCACAGCAGAACAATCGCCGCCGCCCCGAAGAGGCCGACGACGACCTGAATCCACGTGGGGCGGGGGCGGTTCGTGCTCACTCGCTCTTTTCTACCCCAGCGCGCCGCAACGCGCCCGTGTGTGACGGTCGATTGCGACAAAAGCAGGCGGCCCCCGCCCCGGGAAGGGACGAAGGCCGCCTGGTTTTTCTGCGACGTTATGACTTGCGCGAGCGCATGATCAGAATCGTTGCGATACCGGCAAGGATGAGAACACCCGCGCCGATTCCGATGACCCACGTCATCTCGCCACCGGTGGGAGCAAGCTCACCGGGAGCAACGGTCTCGTCCGGCGACGGGGCGGGAGCCTCCGTCGGTGCCGGCTCCTCCGTGGGAGCGGGGTCAGCCGTGGGAACCGGCGTGGGCTCCTCCGTGGGAACCGGGGTCGGCTCCGGCGTGGGCTCCGGCTCCTCGAACAGAACCGCGCGGCCGAGCGGCGCGGGGTCGACGATCTCGTGCGCGGCGAAGTAGTCCACCGTCGCCTCGAGGTCAATCAGGCCCGTGTCGCGGAACGGCGAGTTGTTGAAGGCCGTGAAGCCGTCGCCACCGGCAGAAACAAACGAGTTCGTCGTGACCGTGTACGTCGCGGCGGGGTCGATCGGCTCGCCGTTCAGCGTCATCGAGATGATCTCGTGCTCGCCCGTGGGGTCGCCGGCCTCGTTGAGCTCCTCGGTGTACTCGTACGTGAAGCCGTCCGAAATGCCCAGGTGCAGCTTCGGGCGCGAGCTCTCCGGCTGCCACTGCTCCTCGAGCATCTGCTGGATGTCGGCGCCCGTGAGCTCGCTCGTGGTGAGCGTGTTCGCGAACGGCTGCACGTTGGCGACCTCCATGTACGTGACGGAACCGTCCTCGCCGTAGAGCAGGTCGTCGCGCAGGCCTCCGGGGTTCATCACCGCGATGTCGGCAGGCTCACCCGCGTACTTCTCGTACTCGGTTGTGGCCCAGAGGTACAGATCTGCCACGAGGTTACCCATGGAGGACTCGACGCCGCGGTCATCTCCGGGAATCTCGCCGCCGCGCAGGATGTCCGCGCTGATCGCGCCCACCTGCACGCTGCCGGCCTCCTCTGCGAAGGCATCCGCCTCGGCGACGATTTCTGCGATGCGCTCGTTCGGGGTGAACCAGTCGTAGACGGGGTTTCCGTCATCGTCGCTGCCGGGGCGGGCAGAGATGAGATCGCCGGCGATGCTGACAACCTCGTTCGTTTCGGTGTCCACCTCGATGTCGAGCGCGCCGATCGTCGTTCCGTAATCGTTCGCCTGGATCACCGGGCGGCCGTCGATCTCACAGGGGTAGCCCTGGTGGGTGTGACCGGAGAAGATGGCGTCGACGTTTGCTTCGCGAACGAGCGCACCGAAGTCGGTCTGCTCATCAGCGAGCGCCTGGCACGCTGCAACATCATCGCGATCAGCAACGCTGAACTCGGCGCCGTCGTGGGCGAGGAGAATCGTGACGTCCACCTCGTCGGCGATGTCCGCCGCCACGCGGTTGACGGCTTCCAGCTGGTCGCCGAAGTCGACGGCTTCAACGCCGGACGGTGCCACCATGCGGGCCGTGTCGGGTGTGACCGTTCCAATGAAACCGATCGTGACGCCATCAAGAACGCGCGTTGTGTAGGGCAGCAGAGCGGGGTCGGTGGTTCCCGCGTGGTACACGTTGGCACCCAGCGAAACATCGGCGCCGATGGCACCGTTCGCGTCGAATGACGGGATGACGCGGTTCATCAGATCGTCGTAGCCCTGGTCGAACTCGTGGTTGCCCACTGCTCCGATGTCGAGGCCCATCTCGGCGAGAACCTGGATCGTCGGCTCATCGTCCTGGATGAACGACGTGAACGTCGATGCGCCGATGTTGTCGCCGGATGAAACGAACACCGTGTTCGGGTTCTGCTCGCGTAGCGCATCCAGTGCACCGGCAAGGTTCGCCGCTTGGCCGAGGCGGCCGTGGAAATCGTTGATCCCGAGCACCTGGATGCTCGTCGTGGTGCTGTCTGCGTCGACCGTTGCCGCGGTGGCGGCCTGCGGAACGAGCAGCAGCGAACCGGCGACGCTCAGTGCCGCCGCGGCGCCAATGCCGCGCTTCAGAGGAGTAGAAGGCATTACTGTCCTTTGTTTATGGGCAGGGTTGCGACCCGAGGGGTGCTCGAGCATCCCCTCGTGTCTACACACCTGAGGTTTCCACGACTCGGGTGTGTTTGTGAACGGAATGTGAAGGAAAGTTTTTACGCGGGTGCTTCGCCACGGGCGGCGAGCCCGTCGGCATACGCCTCGTCGTATCCTTTTCGGAACATGTCTGAGGGCCCCGTGCGCGGGATGGAACGTGCCCCCGGCAGGTCGAGAGGGCCGACAAGATCCCCGCGACCGCGCATAATCGCCACGGGGCGTCCCGTGCTTTTTCCCTTGACCAGATCTGCCGTCGAGCAGATTTCGTCTGCCACACACGGCAGTGTCACGCTGAGCTCGCGCCCCTGCGCGTCCGTGTGTCCACGGAGGTCCTCGAAAACGCGCACGCCTCCCGCGCCGATCGCCTGATCGACCTGGCCGTCGCGCCATGCGCGTCCGAGCGTGTCACTGAGAAGCACACCAACGTCGACGCCGAAGCGATCGCGCAGGGCGCCAGCGAGGAATCGAGCGGAGCGGTCGGGGTCTTCGGGAAGGAGAAGAACCGTGCCCTCCGGAGTGTTCGAGGCGTCGACCCCGGCCGCCGCCGACACGATCCCCAGCCTGTTCTCGACGATGCGTGTCGTACGACCGGTTCGCGGGTTGGTCCGGCTGGCAACGACGCGCACGGTCTCCGCCGTAATCGCATCCTCGCGGTCGTCGGCCTGAACGAAGCGGTTCTCCGCCTTGGAGACGATCTTGCTCGTGACAACGACAATGTCGCCCGAGCGGATGCCCTCAGCAGAGCGCGCGATCGCATCGCCGATGATGGCGGCCAGGTCGGCGCCCGCCGTGATCTCTTCGATCCCGTCGAGCGCCCACGCTGCGATCACCGCGAGAAGCGAACTTCCGTGATGGCCTCGCCGAGGAAGGTCTCGTCGCGCTCCGTGCCGTCGAACACAAAACCACGCTTTTCGTAGAACGCGGGACCACCGGGGTAGCCCTTGGCGATCCAGCCGTACAGGGGCTCGCCCTCGTCGACCACCGCGTCAAACAGCTGGCGGCCGATGCCGCGGCGGTGCCACGAGTCGAGGAGGTACACGAAGTACAGCTCGCGCTCGGCGGGCGCGTTGTCGTCGCGCGCCGGCCCCGAGCCGGCGAAGCCGACGATCTCGCCATCGACGAGCGCCGCGGCATGGCGGTACTCCTCGCCTCGGGAAGCGTAGTTGCTCCAGAGATCGGCAAGCCTGCGGGGGGAAACTGCTTCGAGTGTCGCCTTCGACACCATGTTGTCGTATGTCTCATGCCATACCTGCGCGTGAACGCGCCCCATGGCTTCGGCATCGACGTCGCGGATCGGTCGGACGAGAACGTCTGGCGTCGTCTGTGTCGTCATGGCGTGAGCATATGACGGGTGCGCGGGTG containing:
- a CDS encoding energy-coupling factor transporter transmembrane component T family protein, whose protein sequence is MIPSIVEARGPLARINPVAKLAAAFLIAFPLIVSVDWVSGVTALLLEIPLFMLSGIGWRRFWLRTLPVWIAAPLTGVTIALYGQESGRVYADFLLITISDGSLELAAATFFRVLAIALPGVVLFADVDPTDLADGLSQRAKLPARFVLGALGGLRLVGLLISDWRELETARRARGVADQGRIRRLIGMGFALVVLAIRRGSHLATAMESRAFGADTARSWARESRWGGGEWLLMAAGVVISATAITVSVQTGWYNPIFGR
- the rlmN gene encoding 23S rRNA (adenine(2503)-C(2))-methyltransferase RlmN, with translation MEPSPIRQVKPKAEGWEQRKDAQGRPLLQFSSPKRGKPPVHLADLTPEERIAKAKELGLPGFRAKQLAKHYFDRWTRDPEKMTDLPKEGRAELVAGMLPNLLTEVRRMQTDGGETIKFLWKLHDGALVESVLMRYPGRITLCVSSQAGCGMNCPFCATGQNGLTRNMSAAEIVDQIVRANEIIAAGELGGKREGDNSAERVSNIVFMGMGEPLANYARVMQAIRVMIDKQQGLGMSARGITVSTVGLAPAIRKLTEEDIPVTFALSLHAPDDTLRDEMIPVNSRWKVDEVLDAARAYFDKTGRRVSIEYALIKNMNDHPWRAELLADRLLERGKGWVHVNPIPLNPTPGSVWDASTIPAQREFVRILNDRGIPTTIRDTRGKEIDGACGQLVVTEEDERAAALPA
- a CDS encoding TIGR03617 family F420-dependent LLM class oxidoreductase produces the protein MRIDIGVRDASPAAITSAAERAEQEGFDGIQVPELAHDPLIACTIAGSRTERIHTATSITVAFARSPMTVAQAANDVRLATNGRFSLGLGSQVKPHIEKRFSMPWSAPAPRMREFIGAVRAIWRSWETGEKLAFEGEHYRHTLMTPMFSPGPNPFGTPDIWLAAVGPAMTKLAGEAADGFIAHAFTTRRYLDEVSLPALAQGRARSDRATTDVILTPFVVTGEDERQRAAAEKAVRKQIAFYGSTPSYRPVLELHGWEEAADGLHAASRRGEWDAMARLVTDDMMAEFATFADDPSALAGSLETRFGDIATRVCVGA
- a CDS encoding cytochrome b/b6 domain-containing protein, which encodes MSTNRPRPTWIQVVVGLFGAAAIVLLCWIGVFTVRALLGTPELQSFITTYPGGAPIPEGTKEGIPAFVSWTHFLNAFFLVLIIRTGIRVRTEKRAGGLWSSKKVKKRRMSLALWGHLAVDVLWLVNGVVFVVLLFASGHWVRIVPTSWDVFPNALSTLIQYVSLDWPTEHSWANYNALQQLMYFAIVFFAAPVAAVTGWRLSAFAPKSPAWERAFPVHVAKRLHFPTMLFFVGFVIVHVGLVFATGALRNLNHMYAGTDSVSWTGFGIFSATVVLMVIGWGAVRRDDWIARPAKWFGDVRLMKR
- a CDS encoding bifunctional metallophosphatase/5'-nucleotidase, producing the protein MPSTPLKRGIGAAAALSVAGSLLLVPQAATAATVDADSTTTSIQVLGINDFHGRLGQAANLAGALDALREQNPNTVFVSSGDNIGASTFTSFIQDDEPTIQVLAEMGLDIGAVGNHEFDQGYDDLMNRVIPSFDANGAIGADVSLGANVYHAGTTDPALLPYTTRVLDGVTIGFIGTVTPDTARMVAPSGVEAVDFGDQLEAVNRVAADIADEVDVTILLAHDGAEFSVADRDDVAACQALADEQTDFGALVREANVDAIFSGHTHQGYPCEIDGRPVIQANDYGTTIGALDIEVDTETNEVVSIAGDLISARPGSDDDGNPVYDWFTPNERIAEIVAEADAFAEEAGSVQVGAISADILRGGEIPGDDRGVESSMGNLVADLYLWATTEYEKYAGEPADIAVMNPGGLRDDLLYGEDGSVTYMEVANVQPFANTLTTSELTGADIQQMLEEQWQPESSRPKLHLGISDGFTYEYTEELNEAGDPTGEHEIISMTLNGEPIDPAATYTVTTNSFVSAGGDGFTAFNNSPFRDTGLIDLEATVDYFAAHEIVDPAPLGRAVLFEEPEPTPEPTPVPTEEPTPVPTADPAPTEEPAPTEAPAPSPDETVAPGELAPTGGEMTWVIGIGAGVLILAGIATILIMRSRKS
- the cofE gene encoding coenzyme F420-0:L-glutamate ligase; this encodes MIAAWALDGIEEITAGADLAAIIGDAIARSAEGIRSGDIVVVTSKIVSKAENRFVQADDREDAITAETVRVVASRTNPRTGRTTRIVENRLGIVSAAAGVDASNTPEGTVLLLPEDPDRSARFLAGALRDRFGVDVGVLLSDTLGRAWRDGQVDQAIGAGGVRVFEDLRGHTDAQGRELSVTLPCVADEICSTADLVKGKSTGRPVAIMRGRGDLVGPLDLPGARSIPRTGPSDMFRKGYDEAYADGLAARGEAPA
- a CDS encoding GNAT family N-acetyltransferase; its protein translation is MTTQTTPDVLVRPIRDVDAEAMGRVHAQVWHETYDNMVSKATLEAVSPRRLADLWSNYASRGEEYRHAAALVDGEIVGFAGSGPARDDNAPAERELYFVYLLDSWHRRGIGRQLFDAVVDEGEPLYGWIAKGYPGGPAFYEKRGFVFDGTERDETFLGEAITEVRFSR